The Chloroflexota bacterium genome includes the window AACCTCCACGCTCATAAGCGTCGCAAATGGAAGCCGCCGTCCACGTTGATCACCTCACCGGTGGAGAACGGGAAATACTCCTCGGCGATGGCCACGACGGCCCGGGCGACGTCCTCTGGCCGCCCCCAGCGCCGGATGGGCGTCAGACCCTCGGCGATCAGCCGATCGTACCTGTCCTTTACCACGCTGGTCATGTCCGTCTCGATGATCCCAGGGCGCACCTCGTAGACATGAATGCCATACTCCGCCAGCCGATCGGCATAAAGCGCCGTGACCATGGCCAGACCCGCCTTGGAGATGCAATACTCCCCCCGGCTGGGGCTGCTCGTATACGCGCTGAGCGACCCGATGTTCACGATCTTGGGTCGCCGGATCACGCCGTCTCGAAGC containing:
- a CDS encoding 3-ketoacyl-ACP reductase translates to AASETVCLIERAGGRGLAVQADIALAADRERLVDEVLQAFGRVDLLVNNAGMAPRRRVDILETSEASYDEVMAVNLKGPFFLTQRVARVMIDLLRDGVIRRPKIVNIGSLSAYTSSPSRGEYCISKAGLAMVTALYADRLAEYGIHVYEVRPGIIETDMTSVVKDRYDRLIAEGLTPIRRWGRPEDVARAVVAIAEEYFPFSTGEVINVDGGFHLRRL